In the genome of Brachypodium distachyon strain Bd21 chromosome 3, Brachypodium_distachyon_v3.0, whole genome shotgun sequence, the window AGGTGGATAATAACCAGATGGTGCAGAAAAGACATTCAACAAAGAAATCATACACAAAAGCTAACCTGGCCAAGAAGCAACTCAGCAAGAACGCATCCGGCTGACCATATATCAACTGATGTTGTGTACTCGGTTGCCCCGAATATCAGCTCTGGAGCACGGTAATAACGTGAGCATATGTATGATATGTTTGCTTCACCTTTAACCTAATGGGTAGTGGAAGAAATTAGAATTTCCTTACACATTCAAAAGCTCATGATGtatataataaaaaataaaaaagctaGAGAATCTGAAAATAAACAACAGTACAATGTTAAAAACTGTCCTATTGGATACTGATAATTCATTGTATTGGTCCTTCTTTTACCacagtaaaacaaaaaaagagaaaataccACAGTAATATGAGCTTTATGAAGTAATGCATTCATACCAATTTCTAATTGGTACTTTCAAAAGCAGCAATGAGAAGTATGTAGCTTCCTTAATCTTAGTCACTATACTTATTTCATTGCCTCTACAACTAAAATCATGCAAATAACTTGTCAAATTGCTGAATTACATCATCTTGCAAACCATAAAGGAGCACCCTAATATACATTAAACATGCTACAGGAATGAATGGTGCATTTACTTACCAACATTTTGGCACTCCCAAAATCACATATTTTGACTTGGTGAGTCAGAGGATCCACCTATCAAAACCAATAGAATCAGCACATAATCATATCTTGCCAACCAAAAGTAGCATGACAAGAACATACCAAAATATTCTGAGGCTTCACATCCCTGTGGCAAACTTCAGGCACAGTATGAATGTAGGCTAAACCACGAAATATCTGCATGCCAAAACCAAGCAATATCACCATCACAACACAGACTATGCCAACTCTGTCAGGAAACTAGTAAGAAGCTACAAAAACTTGATATGTCTTTTACCTGGTACACATAGAGTTTGACATATATCAGTGGCATCCTTTGTTTCATATTGCTATAATGTTTCAACACACGATACAATGACTCAGGAACAAACTCCATGACCAAGTTCAGGAAAAGTTCGTCTCTGCTTGTGGTAGAGAAGAAGCAATGCTTCAAAGAAATGACATTGCAATGGTCCATTGATCGCATTATTTGCAACTCCGTATTCTTGTAATGCTTGTCCTGTAAGACCTTCTTAATGGCAACAGTCTCACATGTCTCCAAACATTTTGCCTGAATGCAAACACAAGAGCACCATTCCAGAATAAGAGGCAAATTAATCAAGGAAACTTAAAATGAAGCAACTAGGAATGTACCTGGAAGACGATTCCAAATGATCCAGTTCCCACAACTCGCTCTGCCATGTAGCTAATAGTCTACGGAGCAGAAAAGAACAATCCAAGTTAGGCCGGTTATCACTTAATCCAGTAATTTATTGTGAATTTTGTGTCTCTGCGAAATTACCCTTTTAGGCTCTCCATTCTTCCCTCCAATCGTTGTAGAAATTACGTGACCAGTGACTGGATCACTCCCTTGGATAATAGAGGCACCATGCTGCCATGTGGTGACAATCATAAGGCAAGTGCAAGTCAGCTCATAAACGAAGCAAGCAAACCCAGTAAAACAAACACGAACCAACAACCATGTCTGCAACATCCAATGATTGAAATGTCTAAAACGGCAATGCATGACAAATGGCTGAAATGCAGTAGAACTATTAACCCTCGTAGCTGCACACAGGATGCTTGCATTACACTGCAATTCAGGAAATCCTTATCCATACAAGTAAATGAGAGTTCCAACAAGACTACAAGATGACTCATTAACCTTACCAACCAGCTGAAAACCCTAGGCAGGAATAAGGAATTGAAAGTCTCAATTCAATGGTCAGACATCCATAAATAACTGATTGAATTGCCCACCCATGTAGAACATCTAAGACAGTAGTACTCCTGTCTTAGATTTGGCAGCAGGAGACGAGAATACGATATGCTTGCATGGTGCACACGCAAAGACCAGCGCCAAAGCGAACTAGCGCCATTTTCCCTCCTAGCCAAGTAAAGCTACTCTCTGCGACTCTGCGCCCCCCTAATCAAACCTCAATTGACCTCGAGACTGGGGGCAAAAACTTGGGGGGAAATCCCGCAGATCTACGAGTGGTCCAAACTACCGAACGAtgagcagaaaaaaaatactaaacgGCAGAAGCAACAGGGGAAATATGGGTGGCCAGAAGCGCTCCCTCCGGCAGGCCGCCGAGGATACGGTGACAGGTCGCTCACCTTCTCCTCCAGgggtgccgcggcggcgtgcggcTGGTCGACCTGCATCAGGTCAGGTGGCGCGCCGGCGCTGGCAGGGTGGGTCCCGCCAGGCAGCGTCGCCATGTGCGCAGGGCGGACGGGGATGCCAAAATGGAGCTCCTTCTctgtgctctctctctctccccctcgcCTTGCTTCTGCTCTCGCcgtctctcttctcttcccttgttttctctctcctaGCACTCGTTGAGGAACCGGGTTGGAGGGAGTCACACTGCTTGCCTTTTTTCCGCTTGTATTTtattcccttcttcctccacccACTACGGGAAGAAGCGTTTGTTTTTTCCGGACAAGGAAAGGGCGGCTTCGAAAATAGCCGGCGGGTTGAGCTGTCGGCCTGCCGCCAACCTTTGCACCCGAGTCCCTGCAAGAGTTTGCTTGTGATTAGAAGGATATTTCGGGGGTTTCTGCGAATAGCCGAATACTGTTGGGGACATGGgcatcttctatatctaagtagaacCAACccactactccctctgtccaggAAAGGATGTcgcgtcctcctccacctccagtgcaattcaaattttgcaaaaaattccCCCAAACGTTTggatcatttgaaatttggaaTTCAAACCTGAAATTCAAAACCAAATCTTCCCATATCACTGCCCTCCGTCTTCGTCCCGCTGTCGTCGCGCCGCCGGAGGCAAGCAGAGCTCCCACCGGCCTCCCGCCAGAGCACGCAGACGCACAGATCCATCGTGCTGCCCTCCATGCCATCCGTCGCCTTCCCGCTGTCCTCGCGCCACCGGAGGCACGCGGAGCTCCCGCCGGCCTCCCGCCAGAGCTCGTGGACGCGCCGGGCGGAGGGCGGCCAGCCTGCTAGCCGCGCTCCCTCCTTCGTCTGCAGCCGCCTCCGCAGTTCCCTCCTCCGCAGCTCCCTCGCCGTCCACCGCCACTCCATCGACGACGAGGACCTGGACCTCTGAGGTCGCCGAGGACCTGGACGAGGACGAGGTCGCCGCCTTCCTCTGATCCTCAATTTCAATCCCTGCAGAGCCTGCGTCGGGTTCAATTTCACTGAACGAATACTGAGTACAAGGAAAATCATCATCGTTGCTAAAATTCAAGCTGCAGAGACCCGACTACAAGCAAAATTGAGACCCAGGTGCCTATCTTGGACATTCCAGAACTGAATTTGTGCCTGCACTGTGCTTACCTGAACTGAAGTTGGACAATTCACTGAACTGAAGCAAATTTGAGGCTGCAGCTGCGACTGAAcctgaactgaactgaagtTGTGATTGAAGTCTCTGCAATTGTGCCTGAACCTGAACTGCAGTTGTAACAGCAGGTAAAATGAGTAACAAAGCACATGTTattcaagaagaagctgctCTTGGTTTGTCACTATTGTAATCTAGGAGTAGTACAATTTGGGATATTGTTGTAAGCTGATCTTGTTTTTGTAGCTATTCAGTTAACTACAGTATTGCACATCTCCTAGATTACTCATAGTTAAAGTATTACTCCTATTTACAGTATTACTCCTAGTTCAAGTATTGCTCCTAGTTCAAATATTACTCCTACAGTATTGCACATCTCCTACTCGACTGTTCTGAAATATTCATGGCTATCTTGTGACTGGATGTTAACTGAATTTAACTGCAGTTCACTGTACATGTCTGTTAACTTGATTCATTAATCATGCTTCTCTTTCTAACTAGAGTTACTGTTGACATGCCTTTACTCTAACTAGAGTTAACTGAATTTAATACTCCCTAGTTAACAGTTAATGATCGTGCATTGAAAGATTAAGAGACTAGAGTTAATTAACTGAATTTCAGCTCTGAGTTAACATTGATGTCTGAAACAAttgtttatatatgtgtacaGCTTCAGTGTGGCATACTGCCTTGGCGTAGTACTAGCAGTGTTGCTGCCAACTCCAGCAGCATACTGGGCAGGTTCTGGGCACAGTTCAGAAACAGTTCTGAACTTTCTGTTAACTTAACTATTAACAACAGCAAATTCAGTTCAGCAAAGGAGAAGGTAACACTTGATTAATGATGTTGTTTTTAGTGTCTTTGCTGAAAAAATGTGTTTACAGTCTTGAAGTCACATATGCATAAACAGTTGACATGCTCTAGAGTTATTTTACTTGTTGACATGCATATACTTGTACTCCTAATATTGACTCACCTTGGTACTTATACTGCAGATTAAGGAACCATCTCCACCTCAAGTTCCCCAATGATGAAATTCGATGCTCTATCAGTGCTCTCCAATGAGTAAGTTTCAATAAGCTCTGACCTACAAGGACAAATTCATCATGTCAAGGAATAAAATTAACATTCTCTTTGCACAGCTATATGAAGGAACAAATTGCTGGCGACAAACTATGTAAGTTGATTTCGAAAAGGAAGACGCTACCCCATAGAGCATTGGATATGTGGAAATATAACAGGATGCACCGAAAGGATATCTTCTCTGAACCTATGGTACACGGTAAGCTACTATGCTCGATTAAGTTGTTGTACGGAGTATTCTTGTTCTCAAAAGGAACCATGTCATGCCCACAATCTCGCTCTTTTGCAGGAATGTGTACGGACCTACATAACACCTACACGGCTGAGTTCCCTCGGATTCTTCAAGAAGGTAATGCTGAGATTCCTCAAAAAGTTGCTCCTTTTGATTTGAAGGAGATTGCTCAAGAAGTTGCTCAAATTGCTCAAGAAGCCACTgctcaagaagaagctgctgTCCAGAT includes:
- the LOC100835733 gene encoding shaggy-related protein kinase eta yields the protein MRSLVRGPAGPLPRRSPAPQASPSIPISCKLDGVLRITKEDLLSGQSLLKLTHWRALIEHRISSLGNLRWRWFLNLQYKYQVQVQAQLQRLQSQLQFSSGSVAAAASNLLQFSELSNFSSVKLNPTQALQGLKLRIRGRRRPRPRPGPRRPQRSRSSSSMEWRWTARELRRRELRRRLQTKEGARLAGWPPSARRVHELWREAGGSSACLRWREDSGKATDGMEGSTMDLCVCVLWREAGGSSACLRRRDDSGTKTEGSDMGRFGFEFQHGASIIQGSDPVTGHVISTTIGGKNGEPKRTISYMAERVVGTGSFGIVFQAKCLETCETVAIKKVLQDKHYKNTELQIMRSMDHCNVISLKHCFFSTTSRDELFLNLVMEFVPESLYRVLKHYSNMKQRMPLIYVKLYVYQIFRGLAYIHTVPEVCHRDVKPQNILVDPLTHQVKICDFGSAKMLVKGEANISYICSRYYRAPELIFGATEYTTSVDIWSAGCVLAELLLGQPLFPGESAVDQLVEIIKVLGTPTREEIRCMNPNYTEFRFPQIKAHPWHKIFHKRMPPEAIDLASRLLQYSPNLRCTALEACTHPFFDEL